A single Lactuca sativa cultivar Salinas chromosome 8, Lsat_Salinas_v11, whole genome shotgun sequence DNA region contains:
- the LOC111895239 gene encoding LOW QUALITY PROTEIN: ATP-dependent 6-phosphofructokinase 4, chloroplastic (The sequence of the model RefSeq protein was modified relative to this genomic sequence to represent the inferred CDS: substituted 2 bases at 2 genomic stop codons), translating to MDLSTLESSIANEAFSKWKQLASEEVSAKSEKKLLHLLIKKSFGFDTAVEEAQRAINVAHVEVESVENGVGIVKLMGXYSGFIAMFAMLARRDVDYCLIPESPFYLEGQGGLFEFIQHRLKENGHVVIVLAEGADQXYVSESVNVVEERDASGNKLLIDIGQWLIQKIKNHFAIVKRMAINMKYIDPTYIIQAVPSNAYDNIYCTLLAQSAIHGAMAGFSGFIVGPVNNRHAYIPIQRVTEATNVVKLTDRMWARLLASTNQLICP from the exons ATGGACTTATCTACCCTCGAAAGTTCGATTGCCAATGAAGCTTTCTCAAAGTGGAAGCAGTTGGCTTCAGAGGAAGTATCTGCTAAAAGTGAAAAG AAGTTACTTCATTTGTTAATCAAAAAATCTTTTGGGTTTGATACTGCTGTAGAGGAAGCTCAAAGAGCAATAAATGTTGCACATGTGGAAGTGGAAAGTGTTGAAAATGGAGTTGGAATAGTCAAACTTATGGGTTGATATAGT GGATTCATTGCCATGTTTGCCATGTTGGCAAGGCGAGATGTG GATTATTGCTTGATTCCAGAGTCTCCATTCTATCTAGAAGGGCAAGGTGGTCTTTTTGAGTTCATTCAACATAGACTTAAAGAGAATGGGCATGTGGTGATTGTGTTGGCTGAAGGAGCAGACCAATAATATGTTTCTGAAAGTGTGAATGTAGTTGAAGAGAGAGATGCATCTGGAAATAAACTGCTTATTGATATTGGTCAATGGTTGATCCAGAAAATTAAAAACCATTTTGCAATAGTCAAGAGAATGGCCATAAACATGAAATATATTG ATCCAACATACATCATACAGGCTGTTCCAAGCAATGCATATGATAACATCTACTGTACACTTCTTGCTCAAAGTGCAATTCATGGGGCCATGGCAGGGTTTTCTGGTTTTATAGTTGGACCTGTCAATAACAGACATGCGTATATTCCAATACAG CGTGTTACCGAGGCTACAAATGTTGTTAAGTTGACAGATAGGATGTGGGCTAGACTTTTGGCTTCTACTAATCAGCTGATATGTCCATAG